One segment of Calypte anna isolate BGI_N300 chromosome 4A, bCalAnn1_v1.p, whole genome shotgun sequence DNA contains the following:
- the LRAT gene encoding lecithin retinol acyltransferase, with protein sequence MKNPVPQAASLLLEKLLLLVHVRPLPADSGGEPSAPAAPGYYDISCFKRGDLLEVPRTLFIHFGIYLGENRVAHLMPDILPAFTGDRRQIQQVVTNKRLILGVIAKMASIRVDTVEDFAYGGSILVNHMDRLFKDQVLGSEEAARRAEKLVGATAYSLLWNNCEHFVTYCRYGSPVSFQTDKFCETVKMIIRDQRSVLASMLVGLASIVCLGLAPSTTLPTIFVPFFLWMAG encoded by the exons ATGAAGAACCCGGTGCCACAGGCGGCCTcgctgctgctggagaagctgctACTCCTCGTCCACGTCCGGCCTCTGCCCGCCGACTCCGGCGGGGAGCCCTCAGCTCCGGCGGCCCCTGGCTACTACGACATCAGCTGCTTTAAGCGGGGCGACCTGCTGGAGGTGCCCCGCACCCTGTTCATCCACTTCGGCATCTACTTGGGGGAGAACCGCGTCGCTCACCTGATGCCCGACATCCTGCCCGCCTTCACCGGCGACCGGCGGCAGATCCAGCAGGTGGTGACCAACAAGCGGCTCATCCTGGGTGTCATTGCCAAGATGGCCAGCATCCGCGTGGACACGGTGGAGGACTTCGCGTACGGCGGCAGCATCCTGGTCAACCACATGGACCGGCTCTTCAAAGACCAGGTGCTGGGCAGCGAGGAGGCGGCCCGTCGGGCGGAGAAGCTGGTGGGCGCCACGGCCTACAGCTTGCTCTGGAACAACTGCGAGCACTTCGTCACCTACTGCCGATACGGATCCCCGGTCAGCTTCCAGACCGACAAG ttctgtgagACTGTGAAGATGATTATTCGGGACCAGAGGAGCGTTCTTGCTTCAATGCTCGTGGGATTAGCATCAATAGTCTGCCTAGGCTTGGCACCCTCCACCACGCTCCCCACTATCTTCGTTCCCTTCTTTCTGTGGATGGCTGGCtag